In a single window of the Insulibacter thermoxylanivorax genome:
- the ispE gene encoding 4-(cytidine 5'-diphospho)-2-C-methyl-D-erythritol kinase, with protein MIVYEKAPAKINLTLDILRKREDGYHEVEMVMTMVDLADRLELKTLDRDTIIIASPVGYIPVDEKNHAFQAAKLIKERYGVKEGVYIHIDKQIPVSAGLGGGSSDAAATLRGLNRLWNLNISEQELQELAAEIGSDVPFCVTGGTALAAGRGEKLKRVKSPPPCWVILAKPAISVSTAEVYRKFDVSANQEPARSRQMIQALENGDYEGMCRSLGNMLEQVTLRMYPEVARIKACMERLGADGVQMSGSGPTVFGLVRKESKVHRIYNGLRGFCKEVYVVRTLA; from the coding sequence ATGATCGTATATGAGAAAGCACCTGCTAAGATCAATTTGACATTGGACATCTTGCGGAAACGTGAAGACGGCTACCATGAAGTCGAGATGGTGATGACCATGGTGGATTTGGCCGACCGTCTGGAGCTGAAAACGCTGGATCGCGATACGATCATCATCGCAAGTCCCGTCGGCTATATCCCCGTTGATGAGAAAAACCATGCCTTCCAGGCTGCGAAGCTGATCAAAGAGCGTTATGGGGTCAAAGAAGGCGTCTATATCCATATCGACAAGCAGATTCCCGTCTCCGCCGGTTTGGGAGGCGGGAGCAGCGATGCTGCGGCGACGCTGCGCGGCTTGAATCGCTTGTGGAATCTAAATATCAGCGAGCAAGAACTGCAGGAATTAGCAGCTGAGATCGGTTCGGATGTGCCCTTCTGCGTCACCGGCGGAACGGCCCTTGCTGCCGGCAGAGGCGAGAAGCTGAAGCGGGTGAAGTCTCCTCCGCCTTGCTGGGTGATCCTGGCCAAACCCGCGATCAGCGTGTCCACGGCTGAGGTATACAGGAAGTTCGATGTCTCGGCCAATCAAGAGCCGGCAAGAAGTCGTCAGATGATCCAAGCGCTTGAGAATGGGGATTACGAAGGGATGTGCCGCTCTCTTGGCAATATGTTGGAGCAGGTGACCCTCCGCATGTATCCTGAGGTCGCACGCATCAAGGCCTGTATGGAGCGGCTTGGTGCTGACGGCGTGCAGATGTCGGGAAGCGGACCGACGGTTTTCGGTTTGGTAAGGAAGGAGTCCAAGGTGCATCGCATCTATAACGGTCTGCGGGGGTTCTGCAAAGAGGTGTATGTGGTTCGAACTTTGGCGTGA
- the purR gene encoding pur operon repressor, with protein MKKMKRSSRLVDMTQYLLSRPHTLIPLTTFAEQYRAAKSSISEDLAIIKEVFTSEGLGELITVTGAAGGVKYIPRAPKQQSLAFIQRICAMLGQSERILPGGYLYITDLLGEPSIMQEVGRMFASAFADRELDVVMTVETKGIPIAYATASYLNIPVVIVRRDNKVTEGSAVSINYVSGSSKRIQTMSLARRALSEEAKVLIIDDFMKAGGTIQGMMDLLKEFRATVQGVGVFVESEVPNKEEQLISDYVSLAKIAKIDQKEKRIEVLPGNYFEMEG; from the coding sequence ATGAAGAAAATGAAAAGAAGTTCACGACTCGTGGACATGACACAATATTTGTTATCCCGCCCTCACACCTTAATCCCGCTCACTACTTTCGCTGAGCAATACAGGGCGGCCAAGTCGTCGATCAGTGAAGATCTGGCGATCATCAAGGAGGTCTTCACTTCCGAAGGTTTGGGAGAACTGATCACGGTCACGGGAGCGGCCGGCGGAGTCAAATATATCCCTCGGGCGCCGAAGCAGCAATCCCTGGCATTCATCCAGCGCATCTGTGCGATGCTGGGACAATCGGAGCGCATCCTGCCGGGGGGATATCTGTATATCACCGATCTCTTGGGAGAACCGTCGATCATGCAAGAGGTGGGCCGGATGTTCGCTTCAGCCTTCGCCGACCGCGAACTGGATGTCGTTATGACCGTGGAGACGAAAGGCATCCCGATCGCCTACGCTACAGCATCTTATCTGAATATCCCCGTAGTGATCGTGCGGCGGGATAACAAAGTGACGGAAGGTTCAGCCGTCAGCATCAACTATGTCTCGGGTTCATCCAAGCGCATCCAGACGATGTCCCTTGCCCGCAGGGCATTGTCAGAAGAAGCGAAGGTACTGATCATCGATGACTTCATGAAGGCCGGCGGCACGATTCAGGGCATGATGGATCTGCTTAAGGAGTTTCGGGCTACGGTGCAGGGTGTGGGCGTATTCGTCGAATCGGAAGTGCCGAACAAGGAAGAGCAGTTGATCAGCGATTATGTTTCTTTGGCCAAGATAGCTAAGATAGACCAGAAGGAGAAACGAATAGAAGTCCTTCCGGGCAATTACTTTGAGATGGAGGGTTGA
- a CDS encoding RidA family protein, with product MTISIETIATSEAPAAIGPYSQAVRAGQMLWTSGQIPLTADGRLVEGGIEEQTHQVFRNLQAILKEAGASWKDVVKVTVFLKDMDQFAVVNEIYASYFGDHKPARSTVEAARLPKDVLIEIELTAILHN from the coding sequence ATGACCATATCAATCGAAACGATCGCAACATCAGAAGCGCCTGCTGCGATCGGTCCATACTCGCAGGCGGTAAGAGCAGGCCAGATGCTCTGGACATCGGGGCAGATTCCCTTGACGGCTGACGGCCGCCTCGTGGAGGGCGGGATTGAGGAACAGACCCATCAGGTGTTTCGCAATTTGCAAGCGATCCTGAAGGAAGCAGGTGCTTCCTGGAAGGACGTTGTGAAGGTAACGGTATTCCTGAAGGATATGGATCAGTTCGCGGTTGTAAATGAGATTTACGCCTCGTATTTCGGTGATCACAAGCCGGCTAGATCCACCGTAGAAGCAGCCCGTTTGCCCAAAGATGTCCTGATCGAAATCGAATTAACAGCAATTTTGCACAATTAA
- the spoVG gene encoding septation regulator SpoVG, producing MQITDVRLRRVNTDGRMKAIASITIDNEFVVHDIRVIDGNNGLFVAMPSKRTPDGEFRDIAHPISSATREKIQSAVLAEYERAVEEDESVVEEGA from the coding sequence ATGCAAATTACTGATGTCAGACTCCGCCGAGTCAACACAGACGGCAGGATGAAAGCGATCGCATCGATTACGATTGATAACGAATTCGTCGTTCACGACATTCGCGTAATCGACGGCAATAACGGCCTGTTCGTGGCCATGCCGAGCAAGCGTACACCTGACGGTGAGTTCAGGGACATCGCTCATCCGATCTCTTCTGCAACCCGCGAGAAGATCCAATCCGCGGTGCTCGCTGAGTACGAGCGTGCAGTAGAAGAAGATGAAAGTGTAGTAGAAGAAGGTGCATAA
- the glmU gene encoding bifunctional UDP-N-acetylglucosamine diphosphorylase/glucosamine-1-phosphate N-acetyltransferase GlmU translates to MNRYGIVLAAGQGKRMKSKLYKVLHEVCGKPMVGHVTDALAEAGIQQTYVVVGHGAEAVQQYLGERVQYVMQQEQLGTGHAVLQAAPLLAEQAGTTVIVCGDTPLIRGETIRRMVELHEESGAAATIMTAVIEDPTGYGRIIRGADGSVARIVEHKDCDEEEAAVREINAGTYVFDNRKLFAALSQVTNDNAQGEYYLTDVFRILSGEQERIIAYPIEDITETIGVNDRIALAEAERHMRERINRELMQGGVTIIDPVHTYIESGVTIGADTVLLPGTILRSGTIIGEDCVIGPQAEIAASKIGSGVTIRYAVLEQAVVGDGTTVGPFAYLRPGAEIGSGVKIGDFVEIKNSVIGNGSKVPHLSYVGDAYVGERVNIGCGVITANYDGFNKNRTTIKNDAFIGSNSNLIAPVTVGEGAYVVAGSTITQDVPDDAMAVARERQTNKEGYASRIKARMKSKKRES, encoded by the coding sequence ATGAATCGTTATGGAATCGTTCTGGCAGCGGGCCAGGGCAAACGGATGAAATCCAAATTATATAAAGTACTCCATGAGGTCTGCGGCAAGCCGATGGTCGGCCATGTGACGGACGCACTCGCAGAAGCTGGAATCCAGCAAACCTACGTCGTGGTCGGTCACGGCGCGGAAGCGGTGCAGCAATACCTCGGAGAACGGGTTCAATATGTGATGCAGCAGGAGCAGTTGGGCACAGGACATGCGGTGCTGCAGGCTGCGCCGCTGCTGGCTGAGCAAGCGGGGACAACGGTTATCGTCTGCGGCGATACCCCGCTGATCCGCGGTGAGACGATCCGGCGGATGGTGGAGCTCCATGAGGAGAGCGGCGCGGCGGCGACGATCATGACCGCGGTCATCGAGGACCCAACGGGTTACGGCCGCATCATCCGCGGTGCGGACGGAAGCGTGGCAAGGATCGTGGAGCATAAGGACTGCGATGAGGAAGAAGCTGCCGTTCGCGAGATTAATGCGGGAACGTATGTTTTTGACAATCGCAAGCTGTTTGCCGCCTTGAGCCAGGTGACCAATGACAATGCGCAGGGCGAATACTATCTGACCGATGTGTTCCGCATTCTAAGCGGGGAACAGGAGCGGATCATCGCTTACCCGATCGAAGATATCACGGAGACGATCGGCGTGAATGACCGCATCGCCCTGGCCGAAGCTGAACGGCATATGCGCGAGCGGATTAACCGGGAGCTTATGCAGGGCGGCGTGACGATCATCGATCCGGTCCATACGTATATCGAGAGCGGCGTGACGATCGGCGCTGATACCGTACTCTTGCCGGGTACGATTCTAAGGAGCGGCACCATCATCGGCGAGGACTGTGTGATCGGGCCGCAGGCGGAGATCGCGGCTTCGAAGATCGGTTCAGGTGTCACGATCCGCTATGCGGTATTGGAGCAAGCTGTCGTCGGCGACGGCACGACGGTCGGTCCGTTTGCTTATCTGCGGCCGGGCGCTGAGATCGGCAGCGGCGTGAAGATCGGGGACTTCGTCGAGATCAAGAATTCGGTGATCGGAAACGGCAGCAAGGTGCCGCATCTCAGCTATGTCGGAGATGCCTATGTGGGCGAGCGGGTGAATATCGGCTGCGGCGTGATCACGGCGAACTATGACGGGTTCAACAAGAATCGCACGACGATCAAGAACGATGCATTCATCGGGAGCAACAGCAATCTGATCGCGCCTGTAACCGTCGGCGAAGGGGCTTATGTCGTCGCCGGCTCGACGATCACGCAGGATGTGCCCGATGATGCCATGGCCGTCGCCCGGGAGAGACAGACGAACAAAGAAGGGTATGCTTCGCGAATCAAAGCACGTATGAAATCGAAAAAAAGGGAATCCTAG
- a CDS encoding ribose-phosphate pyrophosphokinase: protein MSQEDPNLKLFSGNSNPMLAQEVARVIGVSLSEAEISQFSDGEIKIQVQESVRGCDVYVIQSTCSPVNDHLMEMLVLVDALKRASAKTINLVIPYYGYARQDRKARSRDPITAKLVADLITAAGAHRVITMDLHATQIQGFFNIPVDHLHGVPIISQYFQTKQLQDVVVVSPDHGGVVRARKLAEQLQAPIAIIDKRRPEPNVCEVMHIIGDVAGKTAIIIDDIIDTAGTIVLAAEALSQAGAKRIFATCTHAVLSGSAMERLHHSVIEEVVVTNTIPFRGGSDKFTVLSVAELLGKAVMHIHENISISVLFETV from the coding sequence TTGTCTCAAGAAGACCCGAACTTGAAACTGTTCAGCGGCAATTCCAATCCCATGCTCGCGCAGGAAGTGGCGCGGGTGATCGGCGTGTCGCTGAGCGAAGCAGAGATCTCTCAGTTCAGCGACGGGGAGATCAAGATCCAGGTGCAGGAGAGCGTCCGCGGATGCGATGTGTACGTGATCCAGTCCACCTGTTCGCCGGTGAATGACCATCTGATGGAGATGCTCGTATTGGTGGATGCGCTGAAGCGCGCCTCGGCGAAGACGATCAATCTGGTCATCCCTTACTACGGCTATGCGCGGCAGGATCGCAAGGCGCGATCTCGGGACCCGATCACCGCTAAGCTCGTGGCCGATCTGATCACCGCCGCGGGCGCCCACCGCGTGATCACGATGGATCTGCATGCCACTCAGATCCAAGGGTTCTTCAACATCCCCGTCGATCATCTGCACGGCGTACCGATCATCTCGCAGTATTTTCAGACCAAGCAGCTGCAGGATGTCGTTGTCGTCTCCCCTGATCACGGGGGCGTGGTGCGCGCCCGCAAATTGGCTGAACAACTGCAAGCACCGATCGCGATCATCGATAAGCGCAGACCCGAGCCGAATGTCTGCGAAGTCATGCATATCATCGGCGATGTGGCCGGCAAAACCGCGATTATCATCGATGATATCATCGATACGGCGGGAACGATCGTGCTGGCGGCGGAAGCGCTGAGCCAAGCGGGGGCGAAGCGCATCTTTGCGACCTGCACTCACGCCGTGCTTTCCGGCAGTGCGATGGAACGCCTCCATCATTCAGTCATCGAAGAAGTTGTCGTAACCAATACGATTCCCTTCCGCGGCGGTTCGGATAAGTTCACGGTGTTGTCCGTTGCTGAACTGCTCGGCAAGGCGGTCATGCACATTCACGAGAATATCTCGATCAGCGTGCTGTTCGAGACCGTCTGA
- the pth gene encoding aminoacyl-tRNA hydrolase, producing the protein MKWIAGLGNPGGKYEDNRHNVGFMAVDRMAERWDLRWRADAKCRAYVAEGRAPNGESVVLLKPQTYMNLSGESVKAYMNYYKLPLEDFIVIYDDMDTEVGQLRLRYKGSAGGHNGIKSIIQHVGTEEFKRVRIGISRPPQGMEVVHYVLSDFTKAERPLIEEVLDRATEAMEMALTESFDKVMAKFNSKKRS; encoded by the coding sequence GTGAAATGGATCGCAGGCCTGGGCAATCCAGGCGGCAAATATGAAGACAATCGGCATAATGTCGGTTTCATGGCCGTGGACCGCATGGCCGAGCGATGGGACCTCCGCTGGAGGGCGGACGCGAAATGCCGGGCTTATGTTGCCGAGGGCAGAGCGCCTAACGGAGAGTCCGTCGTTTTGTTGAAACCGCAAACCTATATGAACTTATCAGGAGAATCTGTGAAGGCATATATGAACTACTACAAGCTGCCCTTGGAGGACTTCATCGTCATCTATGATGATATGGACACAGAAGTTGGGCAGCTTCGCTTGCGTTATAAAGGCAGTGCCGGCGGTCACAACGGCATCAAGTCGATCATTCAGCACGTGGGGACGGAGGAGTTCAAACGGGTGCGCATCGGCATCTCCCGACCGCCGCAAGGGATGGAAGTGGTCCATTACGTGCTCTCTGATTTTACCAAGGCGGAACGGCCGTTGATCGAGGAAGTGCTGGACCGCGCGACGGAAGCGATGGAGATGGCACTCACGGAATCTTTCGATAAGGTGATGGCCAAGTTTAACAGCAAGAAGCGTTCATAG
- a CDS encoding anti-sigma-F factor Fin family protein encodes MPVIYYCRHCGTKVGEIHDDVSEYALGFHHLTPEERSEMISYQAGGEITVRVICDYCRTALETNPELSLLPNLLQ; translated from the coding sequence ATGCCTGTCATCTACTATTGCCGACATTGCGGGACCAAGGTAGGAGAGATCCACGACGATGTGAGCGAATATGCTCTAGGATTCCACCATCTAACCCCTGAGGAACGATCGGAGATGATCTCCTATCAAGCAGGTGGCGAGATTACGGTACGAGTGATCTGTGACTATTGCAGAACCGCACTAGAGACGAATCCCGAACTGTCGCTGCTTCCGAACCTCCTGCAATAG
- the mfd gene encoding transcription-repair coupling factor, translating into MLQLLQAFQNDRDFQTILSGIRSGMREQLVSGLAGSARQVMVAALHQNIERPLLIVTHNLYAAQKMMEDLQEICDEDSVMLYPANELTLIDIAASSPETVAQRIAVLSRLSQGYRGIVIVPYAGLRRLLPVKETYRDAQLTLRVGEEVPLAELSLQLVRLGYERTDMVEKKGEFSIRGGIMDVYPLTADEAYRIEWFDDEIDSIRTFDPSDQRSIHRVESLTITPAREIIADEQRMAKAADHAAELLNEQLAKMTDRRAKEQLEEHIREDIARLRDGHYFQEIYKYISLLYPERQTIIDYMPEDTIMIVDEPNRLLETARQLERDEGETVTDLLSEGRTLPAFVLSKTHEQVLQYKKFPMLYIQLFLRQVPHTQPQNIVNFVTRAMQNFHGQMNVLKAEADRWAKAETQVLILASDEERINRLRRVLADYKIETPRIIKGNLQSGFEFPTGRIAVITEGEVFSQKQRKVRRSDRKIDNAERIKSYTELKVGDYVVHVNHGIGKYVGIGTLEIDGIHKDYLHILYAGGDKLSVPIDQIDLVQKYVGAEEKEPKLYKLGGTEWQRAKSKARKSVQDIADDLIKLYAERQASRGYAFSKDTPYQKEFESMFMYNETPDQLRAIEEIKRDMESPVPMDRLLCGDVGYGKTEVAIRAAFKVAIEGKQVAVLVPTTILAQQHFETFKERFSGFPFEIHVLSRFRSRKEQNETIKGLKLGTVDIVIGTHRLLSNDVQFKDLGLLIVDEEQRFGVAHKEKLKRLKTNVDVLTLTATPIPRTLHMSMLGVRDLSVIETPPENRFPVQTYVVEHSNSLIREAVERELARGGQVYYLYNRVQGIHQMAEHIQNLVPDARVAVGHGKMSEQELEKVILDFLDGEYDVLVSTTIIETGVDIPNVNTLIVHDADKMGLSQLYQLRGRVGRSNRIAYAYFTYQKDKVLNETAEKRLQAIKEFTELGSGFRIAMRDLAIRGAGNLLGAEQHGFISSVGFELYTQMLAEEIEKRKLGLQGAEVKEESKEFTTQIDLPIDAYLPTEYIYDSMQKIEIYKKTAAVRTLDDAEQLREEIIDRFGPMPQAVQNLLAVARLKAYGNMYKIISITQKGHEVSLIIDESQNAVIDGQKLFALGSQFSRRVQFKSGSKIHIVFNCRGLTPEETVELLEQFLSQYQDCLKPKEVLQHAAK; encoded by the coding sequence TTGCTGCAGCTGCTGCAAGCTTTTCAGAATGACCGAGATTTTCAGACGATCCTATCCGGCATCCGATCCGGGATGCGTGAGCAGCTCGTATCAGGACTCGCAGGATCCGCACGGCAAGTGATGGTGGCAGCCCTGCACCAGAATATCGAACGGCCGCTCTTAATCGTGACTCACAATCTATATGCAGCGCAGAAGATGATGGAGGATCTGCAGGAGATCTGCGACGAAGACTCGGTGATGCTCTACCCGGCGAACGAGCTGACCCTGATCGATATCGCCGCTTCGAGTCCGGAGACCGTCGCCCAGCGCATCGCTGTGCTGTCCCGGCTGTCCCAGGGCTATCGCGGCATCGTGATCGTGCCGTATGCCGGATTGCGCAGGCTGCTTCCCGTGAAGGAAACTTACCGCGATGCGCAGCTCACTTTGCGCGTCGGGGAAGAGGTGCCGCTTGCTGAACTGTCGCTGCAGCTCGTCAGACTCGGCTATGAACGGACGGATATGGTAGAGAAAAAAGGAGAGTTCAGCATCCGCGGCGGGATCATGGACGTCTATCCGCTTACCGCCGATGAAGCCTACCGTATCGAGTGGTTCGACGACGAGATCGATTCGATCCGCACCTTCGATCCCTCTGACCAGCGTTCGATTCATAGAGTGGAGTCGCTGACGATTACCCCGGCGAGAGAGATCATCGCCGATGAACAGCGGATGGCAAAGGCCGCCGATCATGCCGCCGAACTGTTGAACGAACAGCTGGCGAAGATGACGGACCGCCGGGCGAAGGAGCAGCTCGAGGAACATATCCGTGAAGATATTGCGAGATTAAGAGACGGGCATTACTTTCAAGAGATCTATAAATATATATCCTTGTTGTATCCTGAGAGACAGACGATCATCGATTATATGCCTGAAGATACGATCATGATCGTCGATGAGCCGAATCGGCTGCTGGAAACCGCCCGCCAACTGGAGCGGGATGAAGGGGAAACGGTAACGGACTTGCTCAGTGAGGGCAGGACCTTGCCGGCTTTTGTGCTGTCCAAGACTCACGAGCAGGTTCTGCAATATAAGAAATTCCCGATGCTCTATATCCAGTTATTCCTGCGCCAGGTGCCGCATACACAGCCGCAGAATATCGTCAACTTCGTTACCCGGGCGATGCAGAATTTCCACGGCCAGATGAATGTGCTCAAGGCGGAGGCGGACCGCTGGGCGAAGGCGGAGACGCAGGTGCTCATCTTAGCCAGCGACGAGGAGCGGATCAACCGTCTTCGCAGAGTATTAGCTGACTATAAGATCGAGACACCGAGAATCATCAAGGGCAATCTGCAGAGCGGCTTCGAGTTCCCAACCGGAAGGATCGCCGTGATCACCGAGGGTGAAGTTTTCTCGCAGAAACAGCGCAAGGTGAGGAGAAGCGACCGGAAGATCGACAACGCGGAACGCATCAAGAGCTATACGGAGCTTAAGGTCGGCGACTATGTCGTGCATGTCAACCACGGGATCGGCAAGTACGTCGGCATCGGCACCTTGGAGATCGACGGCATCCACAAGGATTATCTCCATATCCTCTATGCCGGCGGGGATAAGCTCTCCGTGCCGATCGATCAGATCGATCTCGTGCAGAAGTATGTCGGCGCCGAGGAGAAGGAACCGAAGCTCTATAAGCTGGGCGGCACGGAATGGCAGCGGGCGAAGAGCAAGGCGCGCAAGTCCGTACAGGACATCGCAGATGATCTGATCAAGCTCTATGCCGAGCGTCAAGCGAGCCGCGGCTACGCTTTCTCGAAGGACACTCCTTATCAGAAGGAATTCGAGAGCATGTTCATGTACAATGAGACGCCTGATCAGCTGCGGGCGATTGAGGAGATCAAGCGGGATATGGAAAGCCCTGTGCCCATGGACCGGCTCTTATGCGGCGATGTCGGCTACGGCAAGACGGAGGTGGCGATTCGCGCTGCCTTCAAGGTGGCGATCGAGGGCAAGCAAGTCGCCGTGCTTGTGCCGACGACGATCCTTGCGCAGCAGCACTTTGAGACCTTCAAGGAGCGATTCAGCGGCTTCCCCTTCGAGATCCACGTGTTAAGCCGCTTCCGCAGCCGCAAGGAACAAAACGAGACGATCAAAGGCCTGAAGCTCGGCACCGTTGACATCGTCATCGGCACCCACCGCCTGCTGTCGAACGACGTGCAGTTTAAGGATCTGGGACTGCTCATCGTCGACGAAGAGCAGCGCTTCGGCGTGGCCCACAAGGAGAAACTGAAGCGGCTGAAGACCAATGTCGATGTCCTGACCTTAACGGCCACGCCGATCCCGCGCACCCTTCATATGTCCATGCTGGGTGTGCGGGATCTGTCCGTCATCGAGACGCCGCCGGAGAACCGCTTCCCCGTACAAACCTATGTCGTCGAACACAGCAACTCGCTGATCCGTGAAGCCGTTGAGCGGGAACTGGCACGCGGCGGTCAGGTATACTATCTCTACAACCGCGTCCAAGGCATCCATCAGATGGCCGAACATATCCAGAACCTCGTGCCCGATGCCCGGGTGGCTGTCGGTCATGGGAAGATGAGCGAGCAGGAGCTGGAGAAAGTGATCCTCGATTTCCTCGATGGGGAGTATGACGTGCTCGTCAGCACGACGATCATCGAGACGGGGGTCGATATCCCGAACGTCAATACTTTGATCGTGCATGACGCCGACAAGATGGGGCTGTCCCAGCTGTATCAGCTGCGCGGCCGCGTTGGCCGTTCCAATCGGATCGCTTACGCATACTTCACGTATCAGAAGGATAAGGTGCTGAACGAAACGGCAGAGAAGCGGCTGCAGGCGATCAAGGAATTCACGGAGCTCGGGTCCGGTTTCAGGATCGCTATGCGCGACCTGGCGATTCGCGGCGCAGGCAATCTGCTCGGTGCTGAGCAGCACGGTTTCATCTCCTCCGTCGGCTTTGAGTTGTACACCCAGATGCTCGCGGAAGAGATTGAGAAGCGCAAACTCGGCCTGCAGGGCGCAGAGGTGAAGGAAGAGAGCAAGGAGTTCACCACGCAGATCGATCTGCCGATCGACGCTTATCTGCCGACGGAATATATATATGACAGCATGCAAAAAATCGAAATATACAAAAAGACTGCTGCCGTGCGTACGCTTGACGATGCTGAACAGCTGCGCGAGGAGATCATCGACCGCTTCGGTCCGATGCCGCAGGCGGTTCAGAATCTTCTGGCTGTTGCCCGCCTGAAAGCTTATGGTAATATGTATAAGATCATATCGATCACGCAGAAAGGTCATGAAGTATCGCTCATCATCGATGAGTCGCAAAATGCGGTCATCGACGGGCAGAAGCTGTTTGCCCTGGGCAGCCAATTCTCCAGAAGGGTGCAGTTCAAATCCGGTTCCAAGATCCACATCGTGTTCAACTGCCGCGGTTTGACGCCCGAGGAGACGGTGGAATTGCTGGAGCAATTCCTCTCCCAATATCAGGATTGCCTGAAACCTAAGGAGGTTCTACAACATGCAGCCAAGTAA
- a CDS encoding peptidylprolyl isomerase, translating into MQPSKLRTGFTAAVLLILLAAALTACGGKGDPEPIGDPEKIVAVYQGGEVDEQEFNRYYYVDKFLFAAMHDYYEQIAPEEFKRHMLESYISFKILGERASEEISSRTEGEVDERMVQFEAELSADEAATQSWEEKSKEWGLQKDDIKQYILLQAKALNHVRSLITEERIQEIYHAALAENPHAYTTATVRHVLVAFEPEGGEPRSKEAALERAQEIKSLLERGEDFTEVAESYSDDPGSKNNGGRYEAVNVNNWVEPFKEAVLELDIGTISEPVETAYGYHVIQVEERVEPGLDELRDQLEGQAVDEYYKAFVNEELPALIEEIKL; encoded by the coding sequence ATGCAGCCAAGTAAATTACGCACTGGATTCACCGCAGCCGTTCTGTTGATCTTACTCGCCGCCGCGCTTACCGCATGCGGGGGCAAAGGTGATCCTGAGCCAATCGGGGATCCGGAGAAGATCGTGGCAGTGTATCAAGGCGGGGAAGTGGACGAGCAAGAATTCAACCGCTACTATTATGTGGACAAATTTCTATTTGCTGCTATGCACGATTATTACGAGCAGATTGCACCCGAGGAGTTCAAACGCCATATGCTTGAGAGTTATATCTCATTCAAGATCCTGGGCGAAAGAGCAAGCGAAGAGATCAGCTCCAGAACAGAAGGTGAAGTGGACGAGCGGATGGTCCAGTTCGAGGCAGAGCTGAGCGCCGATGAGGCAGCGACGCAGAGCTGGGAAGAGAAGTCCAAGGAATGGGGACTCCAGAAGGATGACATCAAGCAGTATATCCTGCTGCAGGCCAAGGCTCTGAATCACGTCCGCTCGCTCATCACCGAGGAGAGAATTCAAGAGATCTATCATGCTGCTTTGGCCGAGAATCCGCACGCATATACGACGGCTACGGTCAGACATGTGCTGGTCGCCTTTGAGCCGGAGGGCGGGGAGCCGCGGTCGAAGGAAGCTGCCCTTGAGCGTGCGCAAGAGATCAAATCGCTGTTAGAGCGTGGAGAAGATTTCACGGAAGTGGCTGAATCCTACTCCGATGATCCGGGTTCCAAAAACAACGGCGGCAGATACGAAGCCGTGAACGTGAACAACTGGGTGGAGCCGTTCAAGGAAGCGGTGCTGGAACTGGACATCGGCACGATCAGCGAACCGGTGGAAACGGCCTACGGCTACCATGTGATTCAAGTGGAAGAACGCGTGGAACCGGGCCTTGATGAGCTGCGAGATCAGCTCGAGGGACAAGCTGTTGACGAGTACTACAAGGCGTTCGTCAACGAAGAATTGCCCGCCTTGATCGAAGAGATCAAGCTGTAG
- the spoVT gene encoding stage V sporulation protein T: MKATGIVRRIDDLGRVVIPKEIRRTLRIREGDPLEIFVDRDGEVILKKYSPIGELGDFAKEYAESLYESTNHITMISDRDTMIAVAGASRKEYLDKGVGSLVENAMESRKTILETNPGEYDLIRDVMEYYTSFVIAPIIAGGDPIGSVILLSKEEGVKMGEMETKMAETAAGFLGKQMEH; this comes from the coding sequence ATGAAAGCAACTGGAATTGTTCGTCGTATCGACGATTTAGGAAGGGTCGTCATACCGAAGGAAATTCGTCGCACACTGCGTATTCGTGAGGGAGATCCGTTAGAAATCTTCGTGGACCGCGACGGTGAAGTGATCCTTAAGAAATATTCTCCGATTGGGGAGTTGGGTGATTTTGCCAAGGAATATGCGGAATCGTTGTACGAGAGCACGAATCATATCACGATGATCTCTGACCGCGATACCATGATCGCCGTTGCCGGAGCATCGAGGAAAGAATACCTGGATAAGGGTGTCGGCTCCCTCGTCGAGAATGCGATGGAATCCCGCAAGACCATCCTGGAGACCAACCCTGGTGAATATGACCTGATCCGTGATGTCATGGAATATTATACCTCCTTTGTTATCGCTCCGATCATCGCGGGAGGAGATCCGATCGGTTCGGTTATTCTCCTCAGCAAGGAAGAGGGCGTGAAGATGGGCGAGATGGAGACGAAGATGGCGGAGACGGCGGCAGGTTTTCTAGGCAAGCAAATGGAACATTAA